From Mytilus edulis chromosome 8, xbMytEdul2.2, whole genome shotgun sequence, one genomic window encodes:
- the LOC139486402 gene encoding toll-like receptor 13, with protein sequence MILSNAMMGCSKISVILFIMCFECLMCKRCPNQVCTCDRSTQLATCSLLTYIPTFPPYIKSIHLQNNTFRKLTRHFLSNLTRISTHSLYLISNSICHIDNDAFGNLTFLETIQISGEKNLNITYFENAFSGMERGLQKIRLEDNGWTVVPAFIFSSSTLINTLEIHLGRNSFSNFSLKGITSLKNLTLLDMSENKLITFIISMIVDIETLILHKNDIVRLPSFCVKNSNASYVPRLKSLNLGDNALSNIDNNMFRCLPSLEILQLNENRLSVLLPSTFDVMPQLRKLLIEKNRFIKICREAFKSVSLQSLHIGSNYFHFNNLERFDPDDIFRHTPKLGYLDLTNSYLPSNYSILHKMFGPLSNLTELNLHSCHLRWIPPKVFQSLRSLKRLTLQGNSLTSWNNKLFEKMTNLRYLNLEGNYISLINESSFPDGMLNRLETLDLSNNHFACTCDLMWFRDWIRNKNPNLPELKNFPQRYVCIYPEKMHRILLKDYNPTKESCTPWNPLFTIAITLASFTVFCLVLILAAYKCHSNIRNYCYLFRLHTLKRKGYIRLNSSEDYEYHAFVVYCDADRKWVHNIFLPKLENEGFKLCIHFRDFDVGVSKTENVDTYLKKCWKIIVIMSNEFAKSEWCQWQLEFSQDRRRRQGRNAFLPIMLKTINSKHMICPIRTLLKTTPYVTHQTGVGEDLFWKAVIEGIQKPLSNPPVAV encoded by the exons ATG ATATTATCCAATGCGATGATGGGCTGTTCAAAAATATCAGTAATACTTTTTATCATGTGTTTCGAATGTTTAATGTGTAAAAGATGCCCAAACCAGGTATGCACATGTGACCGCTCCACCCAATTAGCAACATGTTCATTGCTTACATATATACCAACATTTCCGCCTTATATTAAATCTATTCATTTACAAAACAACACGTTTCGTAAACTGACGAGACATTTTCTTTCGAATTTAACCCGAATCAGTACACATTCACTCTACCTAATTTCAAACTCAATTTGTCATATTGATAACGATGCATTTGGTAACTTAACGTTTTTGGAGACAATACAGATCTCAGGAGAAAAAAACTTGAATATCACATACTTTGAAAATGCATTTAGTGGAATGGAAAGAGGATTACAAAAAATTCGCTTAGAGGACAATGGTTGGACAGTTGTACCAGCTTTTATTTTCTCTTCATCAACGCTTATAAACACTTTAGAAATACATCTGGGCAGAAATAGTTTTTCGAATTTTTCATTGAAAGGAATAACCAGTCTCAAGAACTTGACGCTGCTTGACATGTCCGAAAATAAACTAATAACATTTATTATATCGATGATCGTGGATATAGAAACGTTGATTTTGCACAAGAATGATATCGTTCGACTTCCAAGTTTTTGCGTTAAAAATAGCAATGCAAGTTATGTTCCAAGACTTAAATCATTAAATTTAGGTGATAATGCCTTATCTAACATAGATAACAACATGTTCAGATGTTTGCCGTCTTTAGAAATCCTCCAACTTAATGAAAATAGGTTGAGTGTTTTGTTGCCTTCAACTTTTGATGTAATGCCTCAATTAAGAAaattattgattgaaaaaaataggtttataaAAATATGCAGAGAAGCTTTTAAAAGCGTATCATTACAGAGTCTGCATATTGGTTCTAATTATTTTCACTTTAACAATCTAGAAAGATTCGATCCAGACGATATTTTTAGACACACTCCTAAGCTTGGATACCTCGACTTAACAAACAGCTACTTACCATCAAATTACAGCATCTTACATAAAATGTTCGGTCCACTATCAAATCTTACTGAATTGAATCTACACTCCTGTCATCTAAGATGGATACCACCTAAAGTTTTTCAATCACTGCGATCGCTAAAACGGCTGACTCTACAAGGAAACTCGTTGACCTCCTGGAATAACAAGCTTTTTGAAAAGATGACAAACTTACGGTACTTAAATCTTGAAGGTAACTATATCAGTCTTATAAACGAATCATCCTTTCCAGACGGAATGTTAAACAGACTTGAAACGCTTGATTTGTCAAATAATCATTTTGCATGTACATGTGATCTTATGTGGTTTCGAGATTGGATCAGAAATAAAAATCCTAATTTACCGGAACTCAAAAACTTTCCACAAAGATATGTATGCATTTATCCAGAAAAAATGCATAGAATACTTTTGAAAGACTATAATCCAACGAAAGAGAGTTGTACGCCCTGGAACCCGTTATTCACAATAGCAATAACGTTAGCATCATTTACTGTGTTTTGTCTTGTTCTAATACTAGCCGCATACAAATGTCATTCCAATATCAGAAACTACTGCTATCTGTTCCGACTGCACACACTTAAGCGCAAAGGCTATATAAGATTAAATAGCAGCGAGGATTACGAGTACCATGCATTTGTCGTATACTGTGATGCAGACAGAAAATGGGTACATAATATTTTCTTGCCTAAACTTGAAAACGAAGGTTTCAAGCTGTGTATACATTTCCGAGACTTTGATGTTGGAGTCTCAAAAACTGAAAACGTAGATACTTATCTAAAGAAATGTTGGAAAATTATAGTTATTATGAGCAATGAATTTGCAAAGAGTGAATGGTGTCAATGGCAGCTAGAATTTTCACAAGACCGCAGACGCAGGCAAGGAAGAAACGCATTTCTACCAATTATGCTGAAAACCATTAATTCAAAGCACATGATATGTCCAATCAGAACATTGCTGAAAACAACTCCATATGTTACACATCAAACTGGGGTAGGAGAGGATTTATTTTGGAAAGCTGTAATTGAAGGCATACAGAAACCTCTGAGCAATCCACCCGTTGCAGTTTGA
- the LOC139486403 gene encoding toll-like receptor 3 produces the protein MPNQMTYILFVFMCIYYGCSSCDPKCRCNIKTRSAFCSKLTYIPIFPEYVKSISLTNNKFHFINREFMSNLTKNDITSLTLTSNAIRILDEDAFSGLPVLKSLILSGEKELNISDVKKALSKLIASLEYIGLMENGWTYIPTGMFDAKAFKNIRKIHLSKNKLLEFTFAEVANLTNLNRLDLTTNKLITLNVTHYINVIDMIVDGNDIVRLSSFCNSIDGTSLLQKLQLLRINDNALSELTPTMFKCLPSLKTLQLSGNRLTVLLNETFSSIPQLTDLHVQYNKLKKIERNAFKSFSLQRLRFGYNGFHFDDDRRFHPNYIFKNVPKLTELDLRNNFLPSENEPVLRQMFSHLQNLTSLNLAATYLQKLPTNVFHSMSSLQRLILQGNNLRNWKKGTFENMTHLQSLSLQGNYIQLINSSSFPNELLMRLKSLDLSNNHFSCTCDLMWFRDWLRNKDKNRPILPNFPHRYKCISPENMHGKFLLRYNPTYDICTPWNQLYTTAILLSLFGFIIITLLVMAYRCHANIRNYFYLFRIHRLKRRGYIRLNSSDDYEYHAFVVYCDADREWVHNIFLRKLEDDGLKLCVHHRDFDVGASITKNIDTYLQKCWKIIVIMSNDFAKSEWCQWEVEFLQERRRQQGKDVFLLIMLKTINSNHMTCPVKTLIKTTPYLTYKGGVGEDLFWKAVFESIQKPLGDPPVAM, from the coding sequence ATGCCTAATCAAATGACATATATCCTGTTTGTTTTCATGTGTATTTATTACGGCTGTTCATCTTGTGACCCAAAATGTAGATGTAATATAAAAACAAGATCAGCTTTTTGTTCTAAGCTCACATACATACCAATATTTCCAGAATATGTGAAATCTATCTCTTTAACCAACAACAAATTTCACTTTATCAACAGGGAATTTATGTCAAATTTAACGAAAAACGATATAACATCTCTAACGCTTACCTCGAATGCAATTCGAATTCTAGATGAGGACGCGTTTTCTGGTTTGCCAGTTTTGAAAAGTCTCATTTTATCAGGTGAGAAGGAATTGAATATTTCTGATGTCAAAAAGGCATTAAGTAAATTAATAGCTTCTCTGGAATACATTGGCTTAATGGAAAATGGTTGGACTTATATTCCTACTGGCATGTTCGATGCAAAGGCTTTTAAAAATATAAGGAAAATTCATCTTTCCAAGAATAAACTCCTAGAATTTACTTTTGCCGAAGTCGCAAATCTTACGAACTTGAATCGACTTGATCTCacaacaaataaactcatcacactTAATGTGACACACTATATTAATGTGATAGACATGATTGTTGATGGAAACGATATTGTTCGTCTTTCGAGTTTTTGTAACAGCATTGACGGGACAAGTCTACTGCAAAAACTTCAATTACTACGCATAAACGACAACGCTCTTTCTGAACTAACACCGACCATGTTCAAATGTTTGCCGTCACTTAAAACCCTCCAGCTGAGTGGTAATAGATTGACTGTGTTGTTGAACGAAACATTTAGCAGTATACCTCAGCTGACCGATTTACATGTGCAATACAACAAATTGAAAAAGATTGAGCGAAATGCTTTTAAAAGTTTTTCGTTGCAAAGGCTTAGATTTGGATATAACGGATTTCATTTTGATGATGATCGACGATTTCAtccaaattatatatttaaaaatgtccCGAAGTTAACAGAGTTAGATTTGAGGAATAACTTTTTACCATCGGAAAACGAACCTGTGTTACGTCAAATGTTTAGTCATTTACAAAACCTTACTTCACTGAATCTCGCTGCAACATATCTGCAGAAATTACCAACTAACGTTTTTCACTCAATGTCATCACTTCAACGCTTGATTCTTCAAGGGAATAACTTGCGTAATTGGAAAAAAGGAACATTTGAAAACATGACACATTTACAAAGCCTAAGTCTCCAAGGGAATTATATTCAGTTGATTAACTCGTCATCTTTTCCGAATGAACTGTTAATGAGACTGAAATCTCTCGACCTCTCGAACAATCATTTCTCGTGTACATGTGACCTGATGTGGTTTCGTGATTGGTtaagaaataaagataaaaaccgACCAATTTTGCCTAACTTTCCACACAGGTACAAATGCATTTCACCGGAGAATATGCATGGGAAATTTTTGTTAAGATATAACCCAACTTACGACATATGTACACCTTGGAATCAACTATATACTACGGCGATACTTTTGTCATTATTTGGCTTTATTATAATAACTCTTTTAGTAATGGCATACAGATGCCATGCAAATATCCGaaattatttttatctatttagaaTACACAGACTAAAGCGACGGGGATATATTCGTCTAAACAGTAGCGATGATTACGAATATCATGCTTTTGTTGTTTACTGTGACGCTGATAGAGAATGGGTTCATAATATTTTCCTGAGAAAACTCGAAGATGATGGTCTCAAGCTGTGTGTTCATCATCGGGATTTCGATGTTGGTGCATCAATAACTAAAAACATAGACACTTACTTACAAAAATGCTGGAAAATTATAGTTATAATGAGCAATGATTTTGCTAAAAGCGAGTGGTGTCAGTGGGAAGTAGAGTTTTTGCAGGAACGTAGGCGTCAACAAGGAAAAGATGTATTTTTACTCATCATGTTGAAAACTATCAATTCTAATCATATGACGTGTCCTGTTAAAACTTTGATCAAGACAACTCCATACCTGACCTATAAAGGTGGAGTAGGGGAGGACTTATTTTGGAAAGCTGTCTTTGAGAGTATCCAAAAGCCACTTGGAGATCCACCCGTTGCAATGTGA
- the LOC139486404 gene encoding leucine-rich repeat-containing protein 15-like yields MACPRRFMLLVFICIYYDCSSYDKRCNFNLKKGLATCSWLTFIPRFPEYVTAIHFTNNTFYVMNKEFMSNLTKNNVTSLAFISNSIRRLYDDTFSVLPILKTLIIAKEKSLNVTDVSIALVELKSNLENVYLNDNDWTYIPVGMFGTKAFRNITKIILSKNKLLEFSFKEVANCVNLHTLDLSGNKLTTFDVLQPVNVKKIIVNGNKIVLFPSFCSKTNRTSNLRNLTTLFMNKNLLFELKPSMFECLPSLKYLQLNNNKFSVLLNNTFSLIPQLKELHIQSNGIKAIEPTALKSMSLQKLNFGQNGFRFDEHGRYNQVNIFKHIPKLTHLDLTGNFLRGGYMPWKQMFSPLQNLIYLNLHATHLKELPTYVFCLMMSLQQLILQGNSLLELKEGTFDNMSNLQYLNLEGNSIQSISPNTFPMEMLLRLKGLDLSNNPFLCTCDIMWFRDWLRNKNKTRPIMTNYPQRFVCMYPENMRGKHLIKYNPTKEICTHWNQLHTIAIILSSFAFITITLLVIVYRCNANIRNYFYLFRIHRLKRQGYISLNSSEDYEYHAFVVYCDADREWVHKILLRKLEDEGLNLCIHDRDFDVGASITENIDTYLQKCWKIIVIMSNEFAKSEWCQWEVDFVQERRRQQGKDVFLLIMLKTINSNHMTCPVKTLIKTTPYLTYKGGVGEDFFWKAVVESIQKPLGDPPVAM; encoded by the coding sequence ATGGCTTGTCCAAGAAGATTCATGCTGTTAGTTTTTATTTGTATCTATTACGATTGCTCATCATATGATAAAAGAtgcaactttaatttaaaaaagggaTTAGCAACCTGTTCTTGGCTCACGTTCATACCGAGATTTCCGGAATATGTCACAGCTATTCATTTTACTAACAACACATTCTATGTTATGAACAAAGAATTTATGtccaatttaacaaaaaacaacgtAACATCTCTTGCTTTTATTTCTAATTCAATACGTAGGTTATACGATGACACCTTTTCAGTTTTGCCAATTTTAAAAACTCTCATCATCGCCAAAGAAAAGTCCTTAAATGTAACCGATGTCAGCATAGCCTTGGTTGAACTAAAGTCTAATTTAGAAAACGTATATTTGAACGACAACGATTGGACCTATATTCCGGTTGGTATGTTTGGTACAAAGGCGTTTAGAAATATAACGAAAATAATACTTTCCAAAAACAAGTTACTGGAATTTTCTTTCAAAGAAGTTGCAAATTGTGTTAACCTGCACACGCTTGATCTCTCAGGAAATAAGCTTACTACGTTTGATGTGCTGCAACCCgttaatgtgaaaaaaataattgtcaatggcaACAAAATTGTTCTTTTTCCTAGTTTTTGCAGCAAAACTAACAGGACAAGTAATCTTAGGAATCTAACAACTTTATTCATGAACAAAAACCTTCTCTTTGAACTAAAACCGTCTATGTTCGAATGTTTGCCGTCACTAAAGTATCTTCAGTTAAATAACAATAAGTTTAGTGTGCTGTTGAATAATACATTTAGCTTAATACCTCAGTTGAAAGAATTACATATTCAATCTAACGGAATTAAAGCAATTGAGCCAACAGCTTTGAAAAGTATGTCATTGCAAAAACTAAATTTTGGGCAAAACGGATTTCGCTTTGACGAGCATGGAAGATATAATCAAGTGAACATATTTAAACACATCCCAAAGTTAACACATTTAGATTTGACAGGTAACTTTTTACGAGGAGGATACATGCCTTGGAAACAAATGTTTAGTCCTTTACAGAACCTTATTTATCTGAATCTACATGCTACACACCTAAAGGAGTTACCAACTTACGTTTTTTGCTTGATGATGTCACTTCAACAGTTGATTCTTCAAGGAAATTCTTTGCTCGAACTGAAAGAAGGAACATTTGATAATATGTCTAATCTACAATACTTAAATCTCGAAGGGAATTCCATTCAGTCGATCAGCCCGAATACTTTTCCAATGGAAATGCTATTGAGGTTGAAAGGACTTGACCTTTCAAACAATCCCTTTTTGTGTACATGTGATATCATGTGGTTTCGTGATTGgctaagaaataaaaataaaacccgTCCAATAATGACTAACTATCCACAGAGGTTTGTATGCATGTATCCAGAGAATATGCGTGGGaaacatttgataaaatataatccAACTAAAGAAATATGCACTCATTGGAATCAATTACACACCATTGCAATTATATTGTCGTCATttgcatttataacaattactCTTTTAGTTATTGTATACAGATGTAATGCAAATATCAGAAACTATTTTTATCTGTTTAGAATACACAGACTTAAACGTCAGGGTTATATAAGCCTAAACAGTAGCGAGGATTACGAATATCATGCATTTGTTGTTTACTGTGACGCTGATAGGGAATGGGTTCATAAGATTCTACTTAGAAAACTCGAAGATGAAGGTCTAAACCTGTGTATACATGACCGAGATTTCGATGTTGGTGCATCAATAACAGAAAATATAGACACTTACTTGCAAAAATGTTGGAAAATCATAGTAATTATGAGCAATGAGTTTGCTAAAAGCGAGTGGTGCCAGTGGGAGGTAGATTTTGTGCAAGAACGCAGACGACAACAAGGAAAAGATGTTTTTCTACTCATCATGTTGAAAACTATAAATTCTAATCATATGACATGTCCGGTCAAAACATTGATAAAGACAACTCCATACCTGACCTATAAAGGCGGAGTTGGGGAGGACTTTTTTTGGAAAGCTGTCGTTGAGAGCATCCAAAAGCCTCTTGGAGACCCACCAGTTGCAATGTGA